The following coding sequences are from one Acidimicrobiia bacterium window:
- a CDS encoding PhoH family protein, giving the protein MPLLLGERDEVLRSVEAAFPAVIIHVRGNEIALEGDDTVEQVGRLLEDLIVLVEQGQRLDPGLVRRSVDMVRQNQRPAEVLSTEVLRPPRGRPVRPKSSGQKRYVDAIAQNVITFGLGPAGTGKSWLAVAMAVQALQAKEVERIILTRPAVEAGERLGFLPGDLMAKVDPYLRPLWDALHDMVGLETAGKLLERGAVEVAPLAFMRGRTLNGSFIILDEAQNTTPEQMKMFLTRIGFGSKAVITGDTTQVDVDSGRSGLGGLEKILTGIDGLGWVHLTSADVVRHRIVQDIVNAYERATPPTRP; this is encoded by the coding sequence ATGCCCCTTCTGCTTGGAGAGCGCGACGAAGTGTTGCGATCGGTGGAGGCTGCCTTCCCGGCCGTCATCATCCATGTGCGGGGAAACGAGATCGCCCTCGAAGGAGACGACACCGTGGAGCAGGTGGGTCGGCTACTCGAAGACCTCATCGTGCTGGTGGAACAGGGCCAGCGCCTCGACCCCGGCCTGGTGCGCCGTAGCGTGGACATGGTGCGGCAAAACCAACGCCCCGCCGAGGTGCTCAGCACCGAGGTGCTCCGGCCGCCCCGGGGGCGACCGGTGCGGCCGAAGTCGAGCGGGCAGAAGCGATACGTAGACGCCATCGCGCAAAACGTGATCACCTTCGGTCTGGGCCCGGCTGGTACGGGAAAGAGTTGGCTGGCCGTGGCCATGGCGGTGCAAGCACTGCAGGCAAAGGAAGTGGAACGCATCATTCTCACCCGGCCGGCCGTGGAAGCGGGAGAGCGGCTGGGCTTTCTCCCCGGCGACTTGATGGCCAAGGTCGATCCATACCTGCGGCCCCTCTGGGATGCCCTGCACGACATGGTGGGCTTGGAGACAGCCGGCAAACTCCTCGAGCGCGGTGCGGTGGAAGTGGCCCCGCTCGCCTTCATGCGCGGCCGCACCCTCAACGGATCTTTCATCATCCTGGATGAAGCGCAGAACACCACCCCGGAACAGATGAAGATGTTTCTCACCCGCATCGGCTTCGGATCGAAAGCCGTGATCACTGGCGACACCACCCAGGTTGATGTGGACAGCGGACGCAGCGGGCTGGGGGGCCTGGAGAAGATACTCACCGGCATCGACGGTCTTGGTTGGGTGCACCTCACCAGCGCCGATGTGGTGCGCCATCGCATCGTGCAGGACATCGTGAACGCCTACGAGCGCGCCACTCCGCCGACGAGGCCCTGA
- the ybeY gene encoding rRNA maturation RNase YbeY — protein MARKPRPPQDGEVEVFGVDEQTDQPVELARWVDLAADVLADAGVRGEAELSLAFVSEEVMGDLNKRFMDVAGPTDVLAFPLDDPTDAGRWPDAGSTGPDRDPPPVSELPMLLGDVIVCPAVAARQAPSHASTYDDEIALLVVHGVLHVLGMDHADPEEATVMQVREQDLLERFHHRR, from the coding sequence ATGGCCCGCAAACCCCGCCCGCCCCAAGATGGGGAAGTGGAGGTATTCGGCGTGGACGAGCAGACCGACCAGCCCGTGGAACTCGCCCGCTGGGTCGACCTCGCCGCCGATGTGTTGGCTGATGCTGGGGTGCGGGGCGAGGCCGAACTCTCTCTCGCCTTTGTCTCCGAGGAGGTGATGGGGGATCTCAACAAACGGTTCATGGACGTCGCAGGCCCCACTGATGTATTGGCCTTCCCGCTCGATGACCCCACTGATGCCGGCCGCTGGCCCGACGCCGGCAGCACCGGCCCCGATCGCGATCCGCCGCCGGTCAGCGAACTACCCATGCTGCTCGGCGACGTGATCGTGTGCCCTGCCGTGGCGGCTCGACAGGCACCGTCGCACGCCAGCACCTACGACGACGAGATCGCGCTCCTGGTGGTGCACGGCGTCTTGCACGTGCTGGGAATGGACCACGCCGACCCCGAGGAAGCCACCGTGATGCAGGTCCGCGAGCAAGATCTCCTGGAACGATTCCACCACCGACGATGA
- a CDS encoding HlyC/CorC family transporter yields MNTTNTAIALTIVALFLFSIVLAVAETALTRISKARAHALAETSGRRGEVLLSLVENQEWLNPTLLLVLSTQLVQSTLLGVLASRLFGGWGVLLATILNVTLFFVIAEVAPKTWAIQHTDRAALSFARPIKALAGWPPLRLLSRGLIGATNVLLPGKGLKAGPYTSEEELLAVADLAVEGLVIAAEERDFIQSVIALGDTVVREVMLPRTDMVTVSAEVRVADAMEVVILNGYSRIPVCGEGIDDVVGVAHAKDLMRAERAGKEHNAVSTLARPARFVPETKGVADLLREMQRDRYHLAIVIDEYGGTAGLVTLEDIIEELLGEIVDEFDVERAMSEPLPGGDFRVNARMPIDEVNQLIHAHLPEGDWDTLGGLFLSKLGHVPDEGEWVEVVGWQLIAQGMQGRRIGGVRLHRLPVDGSSSPPAAEL; encoded by the coding sequence ATGAACACCACTAACACCGCAATCGCCTTGACGATCGTGGCCCTGTTTCTGTTCTCCATTGTGCTGGCGGTAGCGGAGACCGCGCTCACCCGTATCTCGAAGGCCCGCGCCCACGCCCTGGCCGAGACCAGTGGCCGTCGTGGAGAGGTACTGCTGTCGTTGGTGGAGAACCAAGAGTGGCTCAACCCCACATTGCTACTGGTGCTCTCGACGCAACTCGTGCAGTCCACCCTGCTGGGGGTGTTGGCCAGTCGGCTCTTCGGCGGATGGGGGGTGCTGCTGGCCACCATCTTGAACGTGACGCTGTTCTTCGTGATTGCCGAAGTTGCCCCCAAGACGTGGGCCATCCAACACACTGACCGGGCCGCGTTGTCCTTCGCCCGCCCCATCAAAGCCTTGGCCGGGTGGCCCCCGCTCCGGCTCTTATCGCGCGGGCTTATTGGCGCCACCAACGTGCTGCTCCCCGGCAAGGGTCTCAAAGCTGGGCCGTACACCTCCGAAGAGGAGTTGCTGGCGGTGGCGGATCTGGCGGTGGAGGGCCTGGTGATCGCGGCGGAGGAGCGCGACTTCATCCAGTCGGTCATCGCACTGGGAGACACCGTGGTACGCGAGGTGATGTTGCCCCGCACCGACATGGTCACGGTGAGCGCCGAGGTACGAGTGGCCGACGCGATGGAGGTGGTGATCCTCAACGGGTACAGCCGCATCCCGGTTTGCGGCGAGGGAATCGACGACGTAGTGGGCGTGGCCCACGCCAAGGATCTGATGCGGGCCGAACGCGCCGGGAAAGAGCACAATGCCGTCTCCACGTTGGCCCGCCCGGCCCGCTTTGTGCCCGAGACCAAGGGTGTGGCTGATCTGTTGCGCGAAATGCAACGCGACCGCTACCACCTAGCCATTGTGATCGATGAGTACGGCGGCACGGCAGGGCTGGTGACCCTGGAGGACATCATCGAAGAACTCCTGGGTGAGATCGTGGATGAGTTCGACGTGGAACGCGCCATGAGTGAACCGCTGCCCGGCGGTGACTTTCGAGTGAACGCCCGGATGCCCATCGATGAGGTGAACCAACTGATCCATGCGCATCTCCCGGAAGGCGACTGGGACACCCTCGGAGGACTGTTCCTGTCCAAACTCGGGCACGTGCCCGACGAGGGGGAGTGGGTTGAAGTCGTGGGATGGCAGTTGATCGCGCAGGGAATGCAGGGCCGGCGCATTGGGGGCGTGCGCCTCCATCGACTTCCCGTCGATGGTTCGTCCTCCCCGCCCGCCGCGGAGTTGTGA
- a CDS encoding GTPase Era → MRTGFVTLVGRPNVGKSTLLNKILKTKVAITSDKPQTTRTRITGVLNRPDAQVVFVDTPGIHKPRTQLGTRLNATAQGTINDVDVVCFVLDATQPFGRGDQWVANLIPPNSVCIVNKADKAKPKEVADQLVAAAGLKLSEYFPLSAKTGDGVTALVDHLISRLPVGPQYFPDDMVTDVPEAFMVAELVREQLLRRTHDELPHSIAARVTEWDWPLIRCEILVERNSQKGIVIGHKGQVLKEVGIAVRQQLPEGTYLELLVKVDKDWQSRPKAMERFGY, encoded by the coding sequence ATGCGCACCGGATTCGTGACCTTGGTGGGTCGCCCCAACGTCGGGAAGTCCACGCTGCTCAACAAGATTCTGAAGACCAAGGTGGCCATCACGTCCGACAAACCCCAGACCACCCGTACCCGCATCACCGGAGTCCTCAACCGCCCCGACGCGCAAGTGGTGTTCGTGGACACCCCGGGCATCCACAAACCCCGCACCCAACTCGGCACTCGCCTCAACGCCACCGCGCAAGGAACGATCAACGACGTGGACGTGGTGTGCTTCGTGCTCGACGCCACCCAGCCCTTCGGGCGCGGCGACCAATGGGTAGCGAACCTCATCCCCCCGAACTCGGTGTGCATCGTCAACAAGGCGGACAAGGCGAAACCCAAGGAAGTGGCCGATCAGCTAGTGGCGGCGGCTGGACTGAAGCTAAGTGAATATTTCCCCCTGTCGGCCAAGACCGGCGATGGGGTGACAGCGCTAGTGGATCACCTCATATCCCGGCTTCCCGTCGGACCCCAATACTTCCCCGACGACATGGTGACGGACGTACCCGAGGCGTTCATGGTGGCAGAGTTGGTGCGAGAGCAGTTGCTGCGTCGCACCCACGATGAACTCCCGCACTCCATCGCCGCGCGTGTCACGGAATGGGACTGGCCGCTGATTCGCTGCGAGATCCTGGTGGAGCGCAACAGCCAGAAGGGGATCGTGATCGGCCATAAAGGCCAGGTGCTCAAGGAGGTTGGCATCGCCGTGCGCCAGCAACTCCCCGAGGGCACCTACCTCGAGTTGCTGGTGAAGGTGGACAAGGACTGGCAGTCTCGGCCCAAGGCCATGGAGCGCTTCGGCTACTAG
- a CDS encoding ATP-dependent DNA helicase encodes MPDAVVDTLARVVAHLPGGGEAREGQQAMAAAIAHGIAARQHVAVQAGTGTGKTLAYLIPAILSGRRTVVATATKTLQDQLAGHDLPFLEQHLTPSFAWAVLKGRSNYICRQRLAELAAARQDGAEQLALDGVAARVPDVDLLGLAHWADTSASGDRGELPVEPSDAAWAAVSVSARECPGAAKCPNGGACFAEAARNRALEADVVVVNLHLYGLDLASDGVILPEHELVIIDEAHQLEDIVSTTCGVELTAHRFSDLARRTRGLIADDQIAAALDDAGRLLSSALRTQPSRRFSNGLPDDIAGVITVAGGRVQLVLNAAKAVPGDVPEESRARALRVVQGATALLEDLRLIEAVNDSQVVWVDGGEANPTLRVAPLDVAPLLRTALWDKRTAVLTSATLPARLPERLGVDAVQIHELDVGSPFDYETSALLYCAAHLPDPRQPAYLAAMVAELGDLIEAAGGRTLALFTSFRVLEEAVAALRTRLSVPILSQRDLPKARLLEAFAASEETCLFATMGFWQGVDVPGASLSLVAIDKIPFPRPDEPLLQARRERAGSAAFGMIDLPRAATLLAQGTGRLIRTATDTGVVAVLDSRLAKAGYRWALVQALPPMRRTKDPAEARAALLAIRDRSRG; translated from the coding sequence ATGCCCGATGCCGTCGTCGACACCCTCGCTCGGGTAGTGGCGCACTTGCCGGGCGGCGGCGAGGCGCGGGAGGGGCAGCAGGCCATGGCCGCCGCCATCGCGCACGGCATCGCCGCCCGTCAGCATGTTGCGGTCCAGGCGGGCACCGGCACGGGCAAGACACTGGCGTACCTCATACCGGCGATCCTTTCGGGTCGACGCACCGTGGTGGCCACCGCCACCAAGACGTTGCAGGATCAACTGGCTGGCCACGACCTGCCGTTTCTTGAGCAGCACCTGACCCCGTCGTTTGCCTGGGCCGTCCTCAAGGGCCGCTCGAACTACATCTGTCGTCAGCGCCTCGCCGAGTTGGCCGCTGCCCGCCAGGACGGGGCCGAACAGTTGGCCCTCGATGGCGTGGCTGCTCGCGTGCCCGACGTTGACCTCCTGGGTCTGGCCCACTGGGCCGACACCAGCGCCAGCGGCGATCGCGGCGAACTCCCGGTGGAACCGTCCGACGCGGCCTGGGCGGCGGTGAGCGTCAGTGCTCGCGAGTGCCCCGGCGCCGCCAAATGCCCCAATGGCGGCGCGTGTTTCGCCGAAGCCGCCCGAAACCGGGCCCTGGAGGCCGATGTGGTGGTGGTCAATCTCCATCTCTATGGGTTGGACCTCGCCTCCGACGGCGTCATCCTCCCCGAACATGAGTTGGTGATCATCGACGAGGCCCACCAGCTCGAAGACATCGTCTCGACCACCTGCGGAGTGGAACTCACCGCCCACCGGTTTTCCGATTTGGCCCGCCGCACCCGAGGGTTGATCGCCGACGACCAGATCGCCGCCGCCCTCGACGATGCCGGGAGATTGCTCAGTAGCGCCTTGCGCACCCAGCCCAGTCGCCGGTTCTCGAATGGACTACCCGACGACATCGCCGGGGTGATCACGGTGGCCGGAGGCCGGGTGCAGTTGGTGCTCAACGCGGCCAAGGCCGTGCCGGGTGATGTCCCCGAGGAAAGTCGGGCACGCGCGTTACGCGTGGTGCAGGGGGCCACTGCCCTACTCGAGGATCTCCGCCTCATCGAGGCCGTCAACGACAGCCAGGTGGTGTGGGTGGACGGCGGGGAGGCCAACCCCACTCTCCGGGTGGCACCACTCGATGTGGCTCCGCTGTTGCGGACGGCGCTGTGGGATAAACGAACCGCCGTGCTCACCAGCGCCACCCTCCCCGCCCGGCTGCCCGAGCGCCTCGGGGTAGATGCGGTTCAGATTCATGAGTTGGATGTAGGTAGTCCCTTCGATTACGAGACCAGCGCGCTGCTCTATTGCGCCGCCCATCTTCCCGACCCGCGCCAGCCCGCCTATCTCGCCGCCATGGTGGCCGAGCTCGGGGATCTCATCGAAGCGGCCGGCGGTCGCACCCTCGCCCTGTTCACCAGTTTTCGGGTGCTGGAGGAAGCCGTCGCCGCCCTGCGGACCCGCCTGAGCGTGCCGATTCTGTCGCAACGCGATCTACCCAAGGCCCGACTACTCGAAGCCTTTGCGGCGTCGGAGGAAACCTGCCTCTTCGCCACGATGGGCTTCTGGCAGGGGGTAGACGTGCCCGGGGCGTCGCTCAGCCTGGTGGCGATCGACAAGATCCCCTTCCCCCGTCCCGACGAGCCGCTCCTGCAGGCTCGGCGGGAACGGGCCGGCTCCGCCGCTTTCGGAATGATCGACCTCCCGCGTGCCGCCACCTTGCTGGCCCAAGGCACCGGGCGTCTGATCCGTACCGCCACCGACACGGGGGTGGTGGCCGTGCTCGATTCGCGCCTGGCCAAGGCGGGGTACCGGTGGGCGCTGGTGCAGGCCCTCCCTCCCATGCGGCGCACCAAGGACCCCGCCGAAGCCCGGGCGGCACTTCTAGCAATCCGTGACCGCTCTCGGGGCTAA
- a CDS encoding DUF1996 domain-containing protein, producing the protein MSRSSVRRALPALGILGITVALAGALTGGMLLLIQNSPAVPESAPRAPATSGATTGRIAGAGSQGREPQFKVECGWSHAAANDPIVYPGDPGASHQHDFFGNVATDAHSTAESLRGGDTTCANKLDTAAYWAPRLRRGDTAIQPIGSVAYYRPGQKARLGSLVAYPPGLMMVAGNPNATSPQALEVAAWHCGASPLFHAAPPTCPEAAPLAARIAFPDCWDGEHTDSDDHRSHVAYSTQGRCPPGRWVPTPQLIFEVQYPVTGDPSGLSLTSGDVMAIHADFLNAWDQKALEREVRACLNRNHICGVISNRATG; encoded by the coding sequence GTGAGTCGCTCGTCTGTTCGACGTGCCCTTCCCGCGTTAGGGATTCTCGGCATCACCGTCGCGCTGGCGGGAGCGCTCACCGGGGGAATGCTCCTGCTCATCCAGAATTCCCCCGCCGTGCCCGAATCCGCGCCCCGTGCCCCCGCCACCAGCGGAGCCACCACGGGCCGAATCGCCGGTGCTGGATCGCAAGGGCGGGAACCGCAGTTCAAGGTGGAGTGCGGGTGGAGCCACGCCGCCGCCAACGACCCGATCGTGTACCCGGGCGACCCTGGTGCCTCTCACCAACACGACTTCTTTGGCAACGTTGCCACCGATGCCCACTCCACTGCCGAGAGCCTGCGCGGCGGTGACACCACCTGTGCGAACAAACTGGACACGGCGGCCTACTGGGCACCGAGGCTCCGCCGGGGTGACACCGCGATCCAACCCATCGGCAGCGTGGCCTACTACCGGCCTGGCCAGAAGGCGCGCCTTGGTTCACTGGTGGCTTACCCCCCGGGGCTGATGATGGTGGCTGGAAATCCGAACGCCACCTCCCCCCAGGCCCTGGAAGTGGCGGCGTGGCATTGCGGGGCATCGCCGTTATTCCATGCCGCACCCCCGACCTGTCCTGAGGCGGCGCCCCTCGCCGCCCGCATCGCCTTCCCCGATTGTTGGGACGGCGAGCACACCGATAGCGACGACCACCGTTCCCATGTGGCCTACAGCACCCAGGGCCGCTGCCCGCCGGGCCGGTGGGTGCCCACACCACAACTGATTTTTGAGGTGCAGTACCCGGTGACGGGCGATCCGTCTGGGCTCAGCCTCACCTCGGGCGATGTAATGGCGATCCACGCCGATTTCCTCAATGCCTGGGACCAGAAGGCACTGGAGCGTGAGGTGCGGGCGTGTCTCAACCGCAACCACATCTGCGGCGTCATCTCCAACCGCGCCACCGGGTGA